TCGGCAGGAACAGTCCGTCGCCCATACCGATGAGCTTCTCGGCACCGGGCTGGTCGAGGATGACACGCGAGTCGGTGAGCGAACTCGTCGCGAACGCGAGTCGCGAGGGCACGTTCGTCTTGATGAGACCCGTGACGACGTCCACCGAGGGTCGCTGGGTGGCGAGCACGAGGTGGATGCCGGCGGCGCGGGCCTTCTGAGTGATGCGGACGATCGCGTCCTCGACGTCGCGTGGGGCCGTCATCATCAGGTCGGCGAGCTCGTCGACGATGGCGAGGATGTACGGATACGGCCGGTACACGCGCTCGCTACCGAGCGGTGCGGTGATCTCCCCCGATTTCACCTTCGTGTTGAAGTCGTCGATGTGGCGCACGCGGTTGGCCTGCATGTCCTGGTAGCGCTGCTCCATCTCCTCGACGAGCCAGGCCAGTGCCGCCGCGGCCTTCTTCGGCTGCGTGATGATCGGCGTGATCAGGTGCGGGATGCCCTCGTAGGGCGTCAGCTCGACCATCTTGGGGTCGATGAGGATCATCCGCACCTCGTCGGGCGTCGCGCGGATGAGCAGCGACACGAGCATCGAGTTGACGAAGCTCGACTTACCGGAACCGGTCGAACCGGCGACCAGCAGGTGCGGCATCTTCGCGAGGTTGGCGGAGACGAAGTCGCCCTCGATGTCCTTGCCGAGACCGATGACGAGGGGGTGATGGTCGCGGCGGGTCGACGGTGCTGCGAGCACGTCCGACAGCCGCACGAGTTCGCGGTCGGTGTTGGGGACTTCGATGCCGACGGCGGACTTACCCGGGATCGGTGCGAGCAACCGGACGTTGTCGGTCGCAACCGCATACGCGATGTTGCGGGCGAGCGCGGTGATCTTCTCGACTTTGACGCCGGGGCCGAGTTCGACCTCGTAGCGGGTGACGGTCGGGCCACGGGTGAAGCCGGTGACCGCGGCGTCGATCTTGAACTGTTCGAGGACCTCGGTGATCGCCTCGATCATCTGGTCGTTCGCGGCCGACCGCGTCTTGGGCGGGTCGCCCTTGGTGAGCAGCTCCAGTGAGGGCAGCGTGTAGTCGCCGTCGACCTCGCGGTCGCGCACGAACGTCTCGGCCGGTTCCGGCTCGGAGGTCTGGTCGACGACCTCGGGTACCGGGGCGGCCTTCGGCTTCTTGCGGGCGGGAGCCGGGGCCGGCGCTGCGGCCGGGGTCTCGGCGACCGAGGGCACCTCCAGTGTGGCCGGCGGTGAGGCGGGCGCCTCGGGTTCGGATGCGCGGTCGTCCCACAGCGGGAGCACCTCGGTCTTCGCGTCGCCGTCGAACTCGTCAGGCGGGTAGTTCTCCACCGGGGTACGCCGGCGGCGGGACCGCTTGGGGGCGGGCGGCTCGTCGATCGGGTAGCCGTCGGCGTCGAACATCGGCGGCTCGTCGTAGCCGTAATCGTCGTCGTAGTCGCCGTACTCGTCGTCGGCGCGGTAGCCGAGGCCGAAGTAGTCGCGGAACAGTTCGGGCAGCTCCCGCACCGTGGTGCCGGTGAGCAGCAGGATCCCGAAGCCCGCCGCGAGGAGCATCAGCGGCACGGACAGCCAGACGGTGAGCCCGGAAGTGAGCGGGCCGCCCACGGCGGCACCGACGAAACCGGCCCCTTCCGAGCGGCCCTCCGCGTCGGTGGGTGAACCGGAGGCGACGTGCCACAGGCCCAGTGCGGGGAGACCGACGAGCAGTCCGCCGACGACGAGCCGGGGACGGATCTCGGGATGCGGTTCGGTGCGCATGAGCGTCACCGCGATGCCGACCGCGACGAGCGGAAGGACCGCGCTCGCACCACCGGTTATGGCGCGGACGGCCGTCTCGACCCACTCCCCCACCGGGCCGCCGACGCCGAACCACACCGTGCCGGCGATGATCACACCGATGGAGATCAATCCGAGCGCGATGCCGTCGCGACGGTGTCCGGACTCGATCTCGGTGGCGCGACCCATCGTGCGGGTCGTGGCTCCGACAGCGCGGGCCGTCATCATCCAACCGGCGCCGACGGTGCGGCCCACGGCGGTGAGGATCCCCCCGGAACTGCGCCGGGGACGAGCGGGCGCGGGGCGTCGACTCGCGGCCGGAGCGCGACGTGCGGTGCCGCCGCTGCGACGGTTCGCGGTCGAGGCCGCGGCGCGCGGCTTGCGCGCAGGGGTGGACCGGGTCGATCCGGACGCCTTCGTCTTCGCGGTCGATCTGGTCTTCGAGGTGGAGGCACCCGCGCTGCGAGCACGGGAGGTGCTGCCGCCCGAGCCCCGCGCCCCCGTCCGCGACCGAGAGGTCGTAGACGACGTTCCGCGGCTGCCCGACGACTTTCCTGCCATATCCGCCAGGGTAGCCGCACGGACCTCTCATGAACCATCAGCAACACGGGTACCGGTCGGCGGCACTGGTCACACGCCGTCCGGGCGAGCGCTCACAGGCCGCGTTTCGATCCCGCCAGTTCGGAGACCGCCGACTCGTCGCCCTCGATCTCGAGCCGCACCTGGTCGCGGCCGAAGGCGTGCAGCACGAGTTCGGACGGTTCGCCGCGCAGCACGACGGTGCGCGGACCGCGCTTGCGCAGGGCGACCCGCTCGCCGGAACCGGACCTCTCGAAGATCACCGTGACGTCGCATCCGCCGTAGCTGTTGCGTCCGATCATCCGCGCGATGCGCCAAAGCTGGTCCTGATCGTCCGCCGACAGCGTCCGCGGCTCCCATCCGGGCTGCGCGCGGCGCACGTCCTCATGGTGCACGAACATCTCCGCCGCGTTGGCGACGGCGTCGAACAGGAACATCGGCGACCACTTCGGCGGGCCGGAATCGACGTCGGCGAGCACGTGTGCCCACTGTCGGTCGGTGGCGGAGCGTCGCACCTTCTCCGTGTGATCGGCCAGGGCCGGGACGACGATGCCGGGCATCGCGTCCACGCGGCGCTCGCGGACGAGCAGGTGCGCGGCGAGATCCCGGACCGTCCAGTCGCCGCAGAGCGTCGGCGCGTCGGGTCCGACCTCGGACATGGTGCGGACGAGGGCATGTCGTTCGCTTCGGGCGAGGCTCATTCCGCCACTCTAGCGATCACTCCTGCCCTCGCCCATCGCGCGAGCCCGCGTGTTCGGCGGGCCCGCGCGGACCGAAATCAGGAGACCGGGATCACCGTGGGCACGATCATCGGGCGACGACGATAGGTCTCGGCGACCCAGCGGCCGACGACCCGGCGGATGCCCTGGGCGATGCGATGGGTCTCCGTGACCCCTTCGGCAGCGAGTTCGTTGAGCGCCTTGTCGACGAGCTGCGCCGCCTCGTCGAGTGCGTCCGGGTCGTCGGAGAAACCGCGACCGGAGACCTCCGGGGTGCTCACCGCACGGCCGGTCGCGGCGTCGACCGCGACTGAGATGGAGATGAAACCACCCTCGCCGAGGACGAGACGATCGGACAGCGTGGACTCGCCCACGTCGCCTACCGACAGGCCGTCGACGTAGACGTGACCGACCGGGACGCGCCCGACGATTTCCGCGAGTCCGTCGACCATGTCGACGACCACACCGTCCTCCGCGAGCACGATCCGCTCGCGGGGAACACCCGTGGCCTCGGCCAGTGCGGCGTTCGCCCGCAGGTGGCGCCACTCGCCATGGACGGGCATCGCGTTGGTGGGTCGCACCGCGTTGTAGAGATACAGCAGCTCGCCGGCCGACGCGTGACCGGAGACGTGCACCTTCGCGTTCTGCTGGGTGACGACCTTCGCGCCGCGCTTGGCCAGGCCGTTGACGACCGCGAACACGGAGTTCTCGTTGCCAGGGATCAGCGACGACGCGAGGACGACGAGGTCGTCGGCCCGGATGTTGATCTGCCGGTGCTCGCCGCGCGCCATCCGGGACAGCGCCGAGAGCGGTTCGCCCTGCGAACCGGTGGAGACCAGCACGACCCGGTCGTCGGGCAGGCTCGCGGCGGTGTCGATGTCGACCTCGAGGCCGTCGGGCACGTTCAGGTAGCCCAGATCCTGCGCGATCTGCATGTTGCGGACCATCGACCGGCCGACGAACGCCACACGCCGGTTGTAGCGCTCGGCGACGTCGACGATCTGCTGGATGCGGTGCACGTGGCTCGCGAAGGACGCGACGATCACCCGGTTGGCGGCCTTGCCGATGACGGTGTCGAGCACTCCGCCGATCTCGCGCTCCGGTGTGACGAAGCCGGGGACCTCGGCGTTCGTCGAGTCGACGAGGAACAGGTCGACACCCTCGTCGCCGAGGCGGGAGAAGCCCGCGAGGTCGGTGAGACGGTTGTCGAGCGGCAGCTGGTCGAGCTTGATGTCGCCGGTGTGCAGCACGATGCCCGCAGCGGTGCGGATCGCGACGGCGATCGCGTCCGGGATGGAGTGGTTGACCGCGAAGTACTCGCACTCGAACGGACCGTGCGAGGTGGTCTGCCCCTCGACGACCTCGACGAGGTTGGGACGCTGGCGGTGTTCGCGGCACTTCGCCGCGACGAGCGCCAGGGTGAACTTGGACCCGACGACCGGGATGTCGGGGCGCAGGCGCAGCAGGAACGGCACGGCACCGATGTGGTCCTCGTGGCCGTGGGTGAGGACGATCGCCTCGACGTCCTCCATCCGGTCCTCGATGTACCGGAAGTCGGGCAGGATCAGGTCGACGCCCGGCTGCTGGTCCTCGGGAAAGAGCACCCCGCAGTCGACGACGAGCAGCCGGCCCTGGTGCTCGAAGACCGTCATGTTGCGGCCGATCTCGCCGATACCGCCGAGCGCGACGACCCGCAGACCGTCGCGAGGAGCCTTCGGCGGCAGACCCAATCGCTCGGTGGGATCGACGATGCGGGCGTCCGGACGCTGGGGGTTCGCCGAGTTCTGCGCGACACGCCGCGGAACGCGGGCGGGCGGACCGGCGTTGCGGGTGGCGCGGCCCCGGCCGCGTGCGGGGCGGCTCATCACAGCACCCCCGCAGCCTGGAGATCCGCCGCGAGAGCGTCGATCTGCGCGGTCACCGGGGCGACCTGCGGCAGACGAGGCTCTCCGACGTCGATGCCGAGCAGCCGCAGGCCGGCCTTCGAGGCGCTCACGCCGCCCAGCCGAGCGACGGCGCGATAGATGGGCACCATCGACAGATTGATGCGGCGGGCGAGT
This window of the Rhodococcus pyridinivorans genome carries:
- a CDS encoding DNA translocase FtsK — protein: MAGKSSGSRGTSSTTSRSRTGARGSGGSTSRARSAGASTSKTRSTAKTKASGSTRSTPARKPRAAASTANRRSGGTARRAPAASRRPAPARPRRSSGGILTAVGRTVGAGWMMTARAVGATTRTMGRATEIESGHRRDGIALGLISIGVIIAGTVWFGVGGPVGEWVETAVRAITGGASAVLPLVAVGIAVTLMRTEPHPEIRPRLVVGGLLVGLPALGLWHVASGSPTDAEGRSEGAGFVGAAVGGPLTSGLTVWLSVPLMLLAAGFGILLLTGTTVRELPELFRDYFGLGYRADDEYGDYDDDYGYDEPPMFDADGYPIDEPPAPKRSRRRRTPVENYPPDEFDGDAKTEVLPLWDDRASEPEAPASPPATLEVPSVAETPAAAPAPAPARKKPKAAPVPEVVDQTSEPEPAETFVRDREVDGDYTLPSLELLTKGDPPKTRSAANDQMIEAITEVLEQFKIDAAVTGFTRGPTVTRYEVELGPGVKVEKITALARNIAYAVATDNVRLLAPIPGKSAVGIEVPNTDRELVRLSDVLAAPSTRRDHHPLVIGLGKDIEGDFVSANLAKMPHLLVAGSTGSGKSSFVNSMLVSLLIRATPDEVRMILIDPKMVELTPYEGIPHLITPIITQPKKAAAALAWLVEEMEQRYQDMQANRVRHIDDFNTKVKSGEITAPLGSERVYRPYPYILAIVDELADLMMTAPRDVEDAIVRITQKARAAGIHLVLATQRPSVDVVTGLIKTNVPSRLAFATSSLTDSRVILDQPGAEKLIGMGDGLFLPMGAGKPIRLQGAFITDEEIAGVVDFAKNQAEPEYNEGVTAPKAGDKKDVDPDIGDDLDVFLQAVELVVTSQFGSTSMLQRKLRVGFAKAGRLMDLMETRGVVGPSEGSKAREVLVKPEELDGLLYSIRGGGDPVEVPAAEQ
- a CDS encoding ribonuclease J — protein: MSRPARGRGRATRNAGPPARVPRRVAQNSANPQRPDARIVDPTERLGLPPKAPRDGLRVVALGGIGEIGRNMTVFEHQGRLLVVDCGVLFPEDQQPGVDLILPDFRYIEDRMEDVEAIVLTHGHEDHIGAVPFLLRLRPDIPVVGSKFTLALVAAKCREHRQRPNLVEVVEGQTTSHGPFECEYFAVNHSIPDAIAVAIRTAAGIVLHTGDIKLDQLPLDNRLTDLAGFSRLGDEGVDLFLVDSTNAEVPGFVTPEREIGGVLDTVIGKAANRVIVASFASHVHRIQQIVDVAERYNRRVAFVGRSMVRNMQIAQDLGYLNVPDGLEVDIDTAASLPDDRVVLVSTGSQGEPLSALSRMARGEHRQINIRADDLVVLASSLIPGNENSVFAVVNGLAKRGAKVVTQQNAKVHVSGHASAGELLYLYNAVRPTNAMPVHGEWRHLRANAALAEATGVPRERIVLAEDGVVVDMVDGLAEIVGRVPVGHVYVDGLSVGDVGESTLSDRLVLGEGGFISISVAVDAATGRAVSTPEVSGRGFSDDPDALDEAAQLVDKALNELAAEGVTETHRIAQGIRRVVGRWVAETYRRRPMIVPTVIPVS
- a CDS encoding TIGR03085 family metal-binding protein, which encodes MSLARSERHALVRTMSEVGPDAPTLCGDWTVRDLAAHLLVRERRVDAMPGIVVPALADHTEKVRRSATDRQWAHVLADVDSGPPKWSPMFLFDAVANAAEMFVHHEDVRRAQPGWEPRTLSADDQDQLWRIARMIGRNSYGGCDVTVIFERSGSGERVALRKRGPRTVVLRGEPSELVLHAFGRDQVRLEIEGDESAVSELAGSKRGL